The following proteins are encoded in a genomic region of Sebastes fasciatus isolate fSebFas1 chromosome 14, fSebFas1.pri, whole genome shotgun sequence:
- the pms1 gene encoding PMS1 protein homolog 1 produces the protein MKQLPPDTVRLLSSSQVITSVLNVVKELMENSLDAGASSIDVKLENYGLDRIEVRDNGHGIKAVDTPVMAVTHFTSKICNHEDLERLETYGFRGEALGSICAVAEVAVITKTEEDDISTQYMLNFTGEIVSQKPSHLGQGTTVSVLKLFKTLPVRRQYYSSTKKCKEELKKTQDLLLAYAIIKPDLRLTLVHNKVVVWQKAKVADHRSALLATLGSSAVSNLLSCHHHQEQPEIVLDGFFPKPGADYSSTSSSNPDKTFIFVNNRPVHQKDVMKLLRQHYTAQYPDDSARNRYPTVMLKITVPPSSVDVNLTPDKTQVLLHNKEAVLTAVDALLVSLYGYRSNVDPPAEKQLDRETSPTPPSPLQTDASQLDNEQSVERDNGLPNHHFKNAPKHGDTAPSAAISTDASLARPTSNGSSSSSIAEDWIVNQIPAGLESTFSLYDDETAQSCTQTADSASKSPERLEDHAVSGAADTTKDQISAEDWSRGTALTDPVSREPLQPVKVHQPSKNNPSDSGEIESQSSSNKKLFNAITEKRAALTAYDLISNRAMRAPLSPAALFEKEARVEVLREKPTASLQDISVTVHERWKNLREEDRKKYEEKAKKHLEHHDQRTKLASAEGPRETNVNTLKGHAQGHKRKAPLSNQQLLDELFSAQPQKKMKNPAPKPSQHLPCSVAALRLQLQRLSSQSSAVPRGLRLVNRLASQSAWVILYGQRLMLLNPFRVEEALLFKRLLENNILPAVNLQNPIQLTDGSLGGAEYTEALCNMEKQSPELDGGAVFSDPRLVANGFKIKLTPGLPSAERHLEVTAMADCVPFLGVEDLREILSAVLHRKARTVQECRPLKVTNYLQGEAVRLARQLPTNLSREDVEETVVRMDQQLGESNQTCIHGRPFLQHLSDIPSTDQEAKALLKSLQL, from the exons ATGAAGCAGCTGCCTCCAGATACTGTGCGGCTGCTGTCCAGCTCCCAGGTCATCACCTCTGTGCTGAACGTCGTGAAAGAATTGATGGAAAACTCCCTGGATGCTGGGGCTTCGAGCATTGACGTTAAACTG GAGAACTATGGTTTGGACCGGATAGAAGTGCGTGATAATGGCCATGGAATCAAAGCTGTAGATACTCCTGTGATGGCCGTGACACATTTCACGTCAAAGATCTGTAACCACGAGGACCTGGAGCGACTGGAGACATACGGCTTCAGAGGAGAGGCACTTGGCTCCATCTGTGCCGTGGCTGAG GTGGCTGTCATCACGAAGACAGAGGAGGATGACATCAGCACCCAGTACATGCTTAACTTCACAGGGGAGATTGTTTCTCAGAAGCCGTCTCACTTAGGTCAAG GCACAACAGTGAGTGTACTGAAGCTTTTCAAGACTCTCCCAGTGAGACGGCAATACTATTCCTCGACCAAGAAGTGTaaggaggaactgaagaaaacGCAGGACCTGCTGTTGGCCTACGCAATTATAAAACCTGACTTGAGGCTCACACTCGTTCACAATAAG GTGGTGGTTTGGCAGAAGGCCAAGGTGGCCGATCACAGAAGTGCCCTCCTTGCTACACTGGGGTCCAGCGCCGTTTCCAACCTGCTCTCTTGCCATCATCACCAAGAACAACCAGAG aTTGTTTTGGATGGCTTTTTTCCAAAGCCTGGAGCGGATTACTCTTCTACCAGCTCATCTAACCCTGACAAAACCTTTATATTTGTCAACAACCGGCCTGTCCACCAAAAAGATGTCATGAAG TTGCTGCGTCAACACTACACTGCTCAGTATCCGGATGACTCAGCCCGAAACCGTTACCCCACCGTCATGCTTAAAATTACAGTTCCACCATCCTCAGTCGACGTCAACCTGACACCGGACAAGACTCAGGTTCTTCTTCATAACAAG GAGGCAGTGCTGACCGCAGTAGATGCATTGCTGGTTTCTCTCTATGGCTATCGGTCCAACGTTGACCCCCCAGCTGAGAAGCAGCTCGACCGTGAGACATCCCCCACACCGCCTAGTCCTTTGCAGACTGATGCTTCCCAACTGGACAATGAACAAAGTGTAGAGAGGGATAACGGTCTCCCCAACCACCACTTCAAAAATGCACCTAAACACGGTGACACAGCTCCGTCAGCAGCAATAAGCACTGATGCATCACTGGCCCGCCCGACCTCAAATGGCAGCTCTTCATCCTCCATAGCAGAGGACTGGATTGTCAACCAGATCCCAGCTGGGCTGGAGTCTACCTTTTCTCTCTATGACGATGAAACGGCTCAGAGCTGCACCCAGACAGCAGATTCAGCAAGCAAGTCCCCTGAAAGACTCGAGGACCACGCCGTGTCAGGTGCTGCAGACACAACCAAAGACCAGATATCAGCCGAAGACTGGAGCCGGGGGACGGCTTTGACCGACCCCGTATCACGGGAACCCCTGCAGCCCGTCAAAGTCCATCAACCATCAAAGAACAATCCTTCTGACTCGGGTGAGATCGAGAGTCAGAGCAGTTCGAACAAAAAGCTGTTCAACGCCATAACAGAGAAGCGGGCCGCTCTGACGGCCTACGACCTGATCAGCAACCGCGCCATGAGGGCACCGCTGTCTCCCGCCGCTCTGTTCGAGAAGGAGGCCAGAGTAGAGGTCCTCAGGGAGAAGCCTACAGCCAGCCTGCAGGATATCAGCGTCACCGTTCACGAGAGGTGGAAAAATCTGAGGGAGGAAGACCGTAAGAA GTATGAGGAGAAGGCAAAAAAACACCTGGAACACCACGACCAAAGGACCAAGCTGGCCTCTGCTGAAGGCCCCAGAGAGACAAACGTGAACACCCTAAAGGGCCACGCACAGGGCCACAAACGCAAGGCCCCACTGTCCAACCAGCAGCTGCTGGACGAGCTCTTCTCCGCACAGCCCCAAAAGAAGATGAAGAACCCCGCACCTAAGCCTTCGCAGCACCTCCCCTGCAGCGTAGCTGCCCTTCGGCTGCAGCTTCAGCGCCTTTCATCCCAGAGCAGTGCAGTGCCACGGGGCCTCCGTCTTGTAAACCGGCTGGCCTCTCAGAGCGCCTGGGTCATTTTATATGGTCAGAGGCTCATGTTGTTAAACCCATTTCGAGTGGAGGAGGCCTTGCTGTTTAAGAGACTCCTAGAGAATAATATACTTCCAGCAGTGAATCTGCAGAACCCTATACAGTTAACAGATGG AAGTCTAGGAGGAGCTGAATATACGGAGGCTTTGTGCAACATGGAGAAACAAAGCCCTGAGCTGGACGGGGGGGCCGTCTTCTCTGATCCCAGGCTTGTGGCTAATGGGTTTAAAATCAAACTCACTCCAG GCCTCCCGTCAGCCGAGAGACATCTGGAAGTGACAGCAATGGCAGACTGCGTGCCTTTCCTCGGTGTGGAGGACCTCAGGGAGATCCTGTCTGCAGTCCTTCACAGGAAGGCCAGGACCGTGCAAGAGTGCCGGCCACTTAAAGTCACAAACTACCTACAG GGTGAAGCAGTACGACTTGCCCGTCAGCTACCTACAAATTTATCCAGGGAAGATGTGGAGGAAACCGTCGTGCGGATGGATCAGCAGCTCGGTGAGAGCAACCAGACCTGCATCCATGGACGACCATTTCTCCAACACCTATCTGACATCCCTTCTACAGACCAGGAAGCTAAAGCTCTGCTGAAGTCTTTACAGCTGTAA